GAATTGCTGGACGGACGCGCCGAATGCGAGGCGATGCTGGCCGATCCCGAGATGGCCGAGCTGGCACGGGACGAGATGGCCTCGATCAAAGAGGCGCTTCCCAAGGCGGAAGAGGCCTTGCAGATTGCGCTGCTTCCCAAGGATGCGGCAGACGCCAAGCCCGCGATGCTTGAGATACGCCCCGGTACTGGCGGCGACGAAGCAGCGTTGTTCGCAGCTGACCTTCTGCGCATGTACCAACGTTATGCGGAGGCCCGTGGTTGGGGTTTTGACATGGTCGAAGAACAGATGACCGAACTTGGTGGCGTCAAGGAAGTCGTGGCGCATATCACTGGCCAGAACGTCTTTGCCCGTTTGAAATATGAAAGTGGTGTGCACCGTGTGCAGCGTGTGCCGACCACGGAAAGTGGCGGACGGATCCACACGTCTGCCGCAACGGTTGCTGTCTTGCCGGAAGCCGAAGACGTTGACATTGAAATCAACCCGAACGATTTGCGCATTGATACGATGCGGTCATCGGGCGCGGGCGGGCAGCATGTGAATACCACCGATTCCGCCGTGCGCATCACGCACCTTCCTACGGGGCTTGTAGTCACCAGTTCCGAGAAATCCCAGCACCGGAACCGTGACAAGGCCATGCAGGTCCTCAAGGCGCGGCTTTATGATATGGAACGCAGCCGCGTGGATAGCGAACGTTCTGCGGATCGTGCTTCGCAGGTTGGATCGGGCGACCGGTCCGAGCGGATCAGGACCTATAATTTCCCTCAGGGCCGGATGACCGATCACCGGATCAACCTGACGCTCTACCGGCTTGATGCCGTTATGCAGGGCGATCTGGACGAGATTGTCGATGCATTGACTGCCGATGCGCAAGCGCGCCAGATGGCCGAGATGAACCAGTGAGCACCGCCGGCGAAGCGATGGCGGCAGCGGCTGCGCGGTTGCGGGCAGCAGGTGTGCCGGACCCTGCGCGGGACGCGCGGATGCTGTTGGCCCACGCGGCATCTGTTGATGCGGCCCGCGTGACCCTTATCGCACCCGAAGAAATTGCCCCCGAGATTGCCGAGCGGTTCGAGAACCTCATTTCTTTGAGAGCTGTGCGCGTGCCGGTGTCGCAGCTTGTGGGTTCCCGCGCATTTTATGGCCGTGACTTCCGTATCAGCCGCGATGTGCTTGATCCGAGACCCGAAACGGAAACCCTGATTGATCTGGCGCTAAGCGCACCCTTTGAGACGGTCCTTGATCTTGGAACCGGCTCGGGCTGTATTCTGGTCAGCCTGCTGGCCGAGAATACGGAGGCGCGTGGTGTGGGAGTTGATCTGTCCGAGGCGGCCTGTTTGCAAGCCAGCGCCAATGCGGTGATGCACGGTGTGGCTGCACGGGCGGACATCTACCAGTCTGACTGGTTCGCTGAGGTGCAGGGGCGTTTTGATCTGATTGTTGCGAATCCACCTTATCTGGCGATGGCTGAAATGGATGGTGTCGCACCTGAATTGCGCGATCACGAGCCGCACATGGCGCTGACGGACGGGCTGGACGGCTTGTCGGCCTACAGGATCATTGCACAACAGGCGCAAGGGTTTTTGACAACATCAGGCCGTGTGATGGTCGAAATCGGCTGGCAGCAAGGTGCCGCTGTGCAAGCAATTTTTCGCGATTCCGGTTGGGCTGGCGTTGATCTGGCGCTGGATCTCGATGGCCGA
The Sulfitobacter noctilucicola genome window above contains:
- the prfA gene encoding peptide chain release factor 1, coding for MIPMDRLAQITQRFQFLEASMSAGSDGADFAALAKEYADLRPVVEQIEAYRELLDGRAECEAMLADPEMAELARDEMASIKEALPKAEEALQIALLPKDAADAKPAMLEIRPGTGGDEAALFAADLLRMYQRYAEARGWGFDMVEEQMTELGGVKEVVAHITGQNVFARLKYESGVHRVQRVPTTESGGRIHTSAATVAVLPEAEDVDIEINPNDLRIDTMRSSGAGGQHVNTTDSAVRITHLPTGLVVTSSEKSQHRNRDKAMQVLKARLYDMERSRVDSERSADRASQVGSGDRSERIRTYNFPQGRMTDHRINLTLYRLDAVMQGDLDEIVDALTADAQARQMAEMNQ
- the prmC gene encoding peptide chain release factor N(5)-glutamine methyltransferase codes for the protein MAAAAARLRAAGVPDPARDARMLLAHAASVDAARVTLIAPEEIAPEIAERFENLISLRAVRVPVSQLVGSRAFYGRDFRISRDVLDPRPETETLIDLALSAPFETVLDLGTGSGCILVSLLAENTEARGVGVDLSEAACLQASANAVMHGVAARADIYQSDWFAEVQGRFDLIVANPPYLAMAEMDGVAPELRDHEPHMALTDGLDGLSAYRIIAQQAQGFLTTSGRVMVEIGWQQGAAVQAIFRDSGWAGVDLALDLDGRARVVCAGQPA